The following are encoded together in the Lathyrus oleraceus cultivar Zhongwan6 chromosome 3, CAAS_Psat_ZW6_1.0, whole genome shotgun sequence genome:
- the LOC127130327 gene encoding uncharacterized protein LOC127130327 yields MLGLDTSIVVHKLPLKPECPLVKQKLRRTRPGMSHKTREEVKKHLDAGLLAITKYPHKVDNIVSVPKKDGKVIMCIIYRDLNKASPKDNFPLPRIDVLVDNTNQLLGFSSMDGFSGYNQINMAPSDMEKTMFITLWGTFCYKFIKKEIICRYGVPNKIITDNGLNLINKVMDELYESFKIEYHNSSPYRTKMNGTVEAANKNIKKIIQNMEQPHFSLVYSTEAVLPVEVEIPSLRVLMETKLENTDWVQTRFDQLNLLKEKRMATVCHGQVYQRGLKKALYKKVCPHIFEESDLVLRKILPIYKDPRGKWTPNYEGPYIVKKAFSGGALILTIKDGMELLRPVNSNAVKK; encoded by the exons ATGCTAGGACTGGACACGAGCATTGTCGTACACAAGTTACCGCTCAAACCAGAATGCCCTCTAGTAAAGCAGAAACTGAGAAGAACTAGACCTGGCATGTCCCACAAAACCAGAGAGGAAGTCAAAAAGCATCTCGACGCAGGGTTATTAGCCATTACAAAATATCCACATAAGGTTGATAATATCGTGTCGGTTCCGAAGAAAGACGGAAAGGTCATAATGTGCATAATctaccgagatttgaataaagcaagtcctAAAGACAACTTCCCCCTGCCACgcattgatgtgttggtagataacaCCAATCAACTTTTGGGCTTCTCATCCATGGACGGATTCTCTGGTTATAACCAGATAAATATGGCTCCCTCAGACATGGAGAAAACCATGTTTATCACCCtttggggcaccttttgttacaag ttcatcaagaaagaGATTATTTGTCGCTACGGTGTTCCTAATAAGATTATCACGGATAATGGGTTGAATTTGATTAATAAAGTGATGGACGAGTTATACGAGAGTTTTAAAATTGAATACCATAACTCGTCACCTTATCGAACAAAGATGAATGGCACAGTAGaagcagctaacaagaatatcaaaaagattaTCCAGAATATG GAGCAACCCCATTTCTCTCTAGTATACAGCACTGAGGCAGTACTCCCTGTTGAAGTTGAAATACCTTCCTTGAGAGTCCTTATGGAGACTAAACTGGAAAATACGGATTGGGTACAAACAAGATTCGACCAACTAAACTTATTAAAAGAAAAGCGTATGGCCACAGTATGTCATGGGCAAGTATATCAAAGGGGGCTCAAGAAAGCATTATACAAAAAGGTTTGTCCTCATATATTCGAAGAAAGCGACTTAGTGCTAAGAAAAATACTACCCATCTACAAAGATCCCCGTGGAAAATGGACCCCAAACTATGAAGGGCCATACATTGTGAAGAAGGccttctctggcggagccttaATTCTCACAATCAAGGACGGAATGGAGTTACTAAGACCTGTGAACTCCAACGCAGTCAAGAAATAA